The Halarchaeum grantii nucleotide sequence CGGCGAGCAGTTGCTTCGTGTAGTTCCACTCGTAGAGCGCGCTCTCGGCGCTCAACCCCTCGTAGCACTGGAGGCGCACGAGGTCGGTGTCGAAGCCGGCCGCGAGCGTCTTCGCGAGCTCGGTCTTCCCCGCGCCGGGCGCGCCCTCGACGAGCAGCGGCTTCCCGAGTCTGAGCGCGAGGAGCGCGCTCGTCACGACGTCCTCGGAGGCGACGTAGTCCTGGTCGTCGAAGGCCGCGCGCACGTCGGCCTCCGTCACGTCCGCGAAGGCAGTCATCGCCCACCCCTAGACGCCGGACGGTGAAAGCCCCGACGCTCGCGCTCAGAGGAACTCCCGAACTTCCGAGTAGTACATGTCGTGGTGGTCGACGGCGCCGACGCGCTCGGCGATCTCCGTGGCGAGGACGTGCCAGCAGCGCTGGCTCGGGTCCTCGGAGTCGAGGTTGTACTGGCTGTCCCGGCACGTACAGCCGCCGTCCTCGACGACGTACTCGTCCTCGTGGCCGACGACGACGGTGAAGTCGTTGTACTGCTTCACGCGGCCCTCGCCGACGGCGTCGACGGCGCGCCGGCCCCGGTCGCCGTGGGCGGCGAGGAGGCGCGCGACGACGTCCGGCGTGAGTTCGCCCGCGTCCGCGAGCGCGTCTCGCCAGTCGCCGCGCTCGTCGGTCGTCCCGTCGGCGTCGCCGGCGTCGGCGTCGTCGGCCGTCACTGCTCGCACGTATTCGACGGCCGGGTAAAGAGCGTGTGGTTCGCCGCGCACGGGTGCGTGTCGTGTCCTTTAGGGTCGCGCCGCCCCGAGTGCGCCCATCATGGAGGTCACGGAGGGCGCAGTGACGGTCGACGTCTCCGAGCAGTCCGGGGAGGCCATCGAGGACGCGGTGTTCTTCAACCCCGAGCAGGAACTCAACCGGGATCTGACGGTGGCGGCGCTGCGCGCCTACCGGGAGCGCGAACCGCGCGCCGAGACGTACCTCGACGCGATGGCCGCCTCCGGCATTCGCGGTGTGCGCGCCGCGAACGACGGCTGGACGGCGACGCTCGTCGACCGCGACCCGGACGCCGTCGCGCTCGCGGAGGCGAACCTCGCGCGCAACGACTGCGAGGGCGACGTGCGCCACGACGACGCCAACGCCGTCCTCTGGGACCCACAGCGCGCCTTCGACGTCGTGGACCTCGACCCCTTCGGCACGCCCGCGCCCTTCCTCGACGCCGCGTTCGCGAACACGCGCGACCTCGTCTGCGTGACCGCGACCGACACCGCGCCGCTCTGCGGGGCGCACCTCAAGTCCGGTATCCGGAAGTATCAGACCGTCCCCCGGAACACCGAGTACCACGCGGAGGTCGGCGTTCGCGTCCTCCTCTCCGCGATGGCGCGCTCGGCGGCGCGCTTCGACGTCGGCATCACGCCCGTCCTCACGCACGCGACGCGCCACTACGTCCGCACGTACGTCGACCTCACGCACGCCGCGAGCGCCGCGAACGACGCCGTCGACGCGCTCGGGCACGTTCATCACTGCCCCGAGTGCCTCTGGCGCACCCACGAGTATGGCCTGCGCGCCGACCGCCCGGACGCCTGCCCGAACTGCGACGGCACGAACCTCCTCACCGCCGGCCCGCTCTGGCTCGAGGCCACCCGCGAGGACGCCTTCCTCGAGCGCGTCCGCGGGCAGTTGAGCGACGACATGGCGACGAAGGAGACCGCCGACGGCCTGCTCACCGACCTCCGAGAGGAGCTCGACACGCCGACGCACTACGACCAGCACAAGCTCTACGGGCGCTGGGGCGAGCCCGCCGTGGGCATGGACGAGTTCCTCGGCGCGCTCCGCGACGCCGGCCACGCCGCCTCGCGGACCCACTACGGCGGCACGACGTTCAAGACGGACGCGGACGTCGCCGAAATACGCGACGTCGCGCCCTGAGGGATGGAACGCCTCACCGACGCCGTCGCCGTCGCGCGCGCGGTCGTCGACCGGTCCAGCGACGCCGGCATCACCTTCCTCGCGGCCGCCGTCGCCTACTACGCCTTCGTCTCCCTCGTCCCGCTCCTCCTGCTCGCGCTCGCCGTCGGCACCGCGCTCGTCGGCGAGCGGGTCGCCGGCTACGTCGTCGGTACCACCGGCGCGTTCCTCACGCCCGCCGGCCAGCAGCTCGTCCGCGACGCCATCGCGGACGCCGCCGGCCGCAGCGGCGCCACCGTCGTCGGCGTCCTCGTGCTCTCGTGGTCCGCCCTCCGCGTCTTCCGAGGCCTCGACATGGCGTTCTCGCGCGTCTACGGCCAGCCGGAGGCCGAGCCGCTCGCCCAGCAGCTCGGCGACGGCCTCGTCGTGCTCTGCGCGGTCGGCGTCGCCGTCTTCTGCGCCGCCGCCGTCGGCGTCGCCGTCCCCTACGCCTTCGGCGGCGCGCTCGGCGACGCCCTCGGCACCGTCGCGCTCGTCTGCGTGCTCGTCTGCGTCTTCCTCCCGCTCTACTACGTCTTCCCGGACGCCGACGTCGCCCCGGGAGAAGTGTGGCCGGGCGCCGCGTTCGCGGCCGTCGGGTGGACGCTCCTCGCGGACGCCTTCCGCCTCTACACGACCTACATCGACGACTATCGCGTCTACGGCGTGCTCGGCGCCGCCGTCCTCCTCAGCACGTGGCTGTACGTCTCCGGGACTGTTATCATGGTCGGGGCGGTACTCAACGCCGTGCTCGCGGGACGAACAGACGAGACGGAGGCTGAACCGGACGGGAAGCGGGTCGAAACGGACGGCGGGCGCACCGAGCCGACGCCCGACGTCACGGAGCTCCAGCACCGCGTCGAGTCGCTCGAGCGCCAACTCGACGAGAAGACCCTCCACCGGGACGCCATCGAGGACGACCTGAAGGGGTACGTCCGCTCGCGCGTTCGGCGCAACCACGCCCGCGGCTGGGGCCCCTATCTCGTGCTGCTCTACGGCACCGTGATGACGCTCGGCGCGTTCTACTGGCTCGAGAGCGACGGCCTCGCGATTCTCGCCATGGTCGTCGTCTGGCTCTCCACGCTCGGCCTCTACGTCCTCATGGTGCTCTTCGGCGCCGGGCTGAACGCCCTCGGCGTGCCCGGGAAGGCCGTGGGTTGGCTGCGCTCGAAGCAGTGAGAGGCGTCGGCGTCACGAGCGCGCTCACGGACGCGCTCCCGTCCGCGCTCGTGCCCGTCCTCGAACTCCTGACGCAACTCGGCGACGCGTGGTTCGTGATGGTCGCCGTCGCCACCGTCTACTGGGTCGGCCCCCGCTACGGCCTCCTCAGCGCGCGCGACGCCACGCGCTACGCCGCCGTCGGCCTCGCCGCCTTCGGCGCCATCGTCGCGCTGAAAGGCGTCTTCGCGCTCCCGCGCCCGCCCGCCAGCGTCGCGCTCGTCCACACCGACGGCCACGGCTTCCCGAGCGGCCACGCGACCGCCGCCGCCGCACTCTACGGCGGCGCCGCCGCCCTCTTCGCGCGGCCGGCGCGACGGACGCGCTGGCTTCTCGCGGCCGGCTTCGTCGCCGTCGTCAGCGCCACCCGCCTCCTCCTCGGCGTCCACTACCTCGCCGACGTGCTCGCGGGCGCGCTCGTCGGCGCGCTCGTC carries:
- a CDS encoding YihY/virulence factor BrkB family protein; the protein is MERLTDAVAVARAVVDRSSDAGITFLAAAVAYYAFVSLVPLLLLALAVGTALVGERVAGYVVGTTGAFLTPAGQQLVRDAIADAAGRSGATVVGVLVLSWSALRVFRGLDMAFSRVYGQPEAEPLAQQLGDGLVVLCAVGVAVFCAAAVGVAVPYAFGGALGDALGTVALVCVLVCVFLPLYYVFPDADVAPGEVWPGAAFAAVGWTLLADAFRLYTTYIDDYRVYGVLGAAVLLSTWLYVSGTVIMVGAVLNAVLAGRTDETEAEPDGKRVETDGGRTEPTPDVTELQHRVESLERQLDEKTLHRDAIEDDLKGYVRSRVRRNHARGWGPYLVLLYGTVMTLGAFYWLESDGLAILAMVVVWLSTLGLYVLMVLFGAGLNALGVPGKAVGWLRSKQ
- a CDS encoding phosphatase PAP2 family protein; its protein translation is MRGVGVTSALTDALPSALVPVLELLTQLGDAWFVMVAVATVYWVGPRYGLLSARDATRYAAVGLAAFGAIVALKGVFALPRPPASVALVHTDGHGFPSGHATAAAALYGGAAALFARPARRTRWLLAAGFVAVVSATRLLLGVHYLADVLAGALVGALVVACVLALTRRRHSLGFLFAAALGVCALAAAGPTVDALASVGITLGALCGYAVATRYGRARVSAPLALCGLLVFGGFGIAALKAPLPGYGVVITSMVAGAGVLALPATRSLSQNFSR
- a CDS encoding tRNA (guanine(26)-N(2))-dimethyltransferase produces the protein MEVTEGAVTVDVSEQSGEAIEDAVFFNPEQELNRDLTVAALRAYREREPRAETYLDAMAASGIRGVRAANDGWTATLVDRDPDAVALAEANLARNDCEGDVRHDDANAVLWDPQRAFDVVDLDPFGTPAPFLDAAFANTRDLVCVTATDTAPLCGAHLKSGIRKYQTVPRNTEYHAEVGVRVLLSAMARSAARFDVGITPVLTHATRHYVRTYVDLTHAASAANDAVDALGHVHHCPECLWRTHEYGLRADRPDACPNCDGTNLLTAGPLWLEATREDAFLERVRGQLSDDMATKETADGLLTDLREELDTPTHYDQHKLYGRWGEPAVGMDEFLGALRDAGHAASRTHYGGTTFKTDADVAEIRDVAP